Sequence from the Vicia villosa cultivar HV-30 ecotype Madison, WI unplaced genomic scaffold, Vvil1.0 ctg.000162F_1_1_1, whole genome shotgun sequence genome:
GCAAATTACAAGTTTTGTATGAATTAGTGTCATTGTCGTGTCGTGGTGGTCTATGTCAAAGTTTGTGCTTCATAGATTGGTGTTGGTGTTGATGGTTAATCCTCTAACTGATTTAATGTTATGGTGTTGTTTATAGGAAAGTAAGTATTGTTTTTCGGATGACAAATGGCCAGATGGATATAGTGTGAGGAAAGGTGATCTTGTTTCATTTCAACCATATGTGATGGGAAGGATGAAATTCTTATGGGGTGAAGATGCTGAGAAATTTAGGCCAGAGAGATGGTTTGATGAAAAtggaagtttaaagaaagaaagcTCTTTCAAGTTCACTGCCTTTCAGGTATGAAACATTCTATTATTGTTCTACCAATTTCTTTCTAGAATTTATATAAATAACTTAACTAAGCGTTTATCACATAAGCAATTATCGTAAGGACTCATGTATATAACTTTACTACATGTATATAACTTTACTATCATTGTGATTTCTTTGCACAGGCGGGTCCAAGAATTTGCCTTGGCAAAGAGTTTGCATACAGACAGATGAAGATATTTTCTGCAATTCTGTTAGGTAGCCACAGCTTCAAACTAGCAGACCAAAAGAAATTGGTAAAATATAGAACCATGCTCACTCTGCAAATTGATGGTGGCCTGTATGTGTATGCTCTTAAGAGAAATAAATAATGGCCTTACTATGACACACATTTACCACTGTATGTGGCTAAAATATTGTTATGTATAGATTTACAACGCCATAGTATATGTGTTTGTTAGATTTACAATGCCACAGTATATGTGTATAAATTACCACTTTATGAAATACTACTTTTGGTATAGATTTACAATGACAGGTGTTGGGATAACTTGTCACATAAGACAAGGTAATGGACATTAAGATGGATAGATTAAATTAGAGAGGGTTAAAAGAAATGAGTGAAGAGAGAGTTTATAAATTGATCTAATTGATTTACAAAGAATCAAGaaagtatatatatttttagaaagcCAACTAActaattaattttcaaaactgcCAAGTTGTGAGAGTTTGCTTGTGTTGCAAGTCACTTATTTGTAACACAATCAAACTGTCACTATAGCTGAATTACATTTTCTAATGCTTCTTCTAATTCAGATCAACTAATCTTTTCATCCCTATCAATCATTTGAGACCTTGCCAACTTGCACTTATAGCTTGGTTAAAATATCTGTAAGTTATAGCTCAATTTTATAGTATTTAATCTTCAACTTTTCCTTGCCAACTTGGTCTCttaagaaatgattttttttatatgtttgcTCCTTCCATGGCTCATTGTATAATTTACTAGATCAGTTGTTGATTTGTTATCAACTAACAACTTGATCTTCATAACTTCACTAACATTCAACTCTTCCAAATTCCAATAGCATTTCAATCCAGGATTCGAAGGAGGTTATGACATACTTTGCTTCACAACATGATACAGATACTATCTCTTGTTTATTTGAGCTTCACAAGTAGTCTGCTTTACATTTTTGTGTCATCGTGAATTCATGATCTCCTCCCCAATCTAAATCTTTGCCTCCCTTATCGGGTTCTTCTAATTTGGCATGAGTACTCCATAGTCCGCAGAGCCTATAATGTATTTGAGGATCATTTTGGATACAATTAAATGGCATGATCTTGGTTCCTCCATGAATATTCTTACCAAGCTCACACCACAACAAATATCAGGTATAATGTCGCATTAGTACTTTAATGAACCTATGTTTTTCTTCTACAAGGTTCCATCCACCAGTTCATTATTTGCGTCCTTCAATTGGATGTCGTTTCCATGGGAGTAATTGCAGGATTGCTATTTCTcatcttgaatttcttcaaaATATCTTTTACACATTTCTTCTGTTACAAGAAGACAAAATGTTGTATTTACAAACTCAATACCTAGAAAATAAGCCAAGTCTCCTAGGTCTGACATTTCTTCATGTGGGTCTTGAATTTTGTcactttaattttatttgatcttgttatcaaaagatcatccataaaataagttatttatttAAACAGAAGAGAAACGTTAGTCCAATATAATATGTTAATTGTACAATGGTAGAAACAAAAATCGCGGTTGCTCGTTATCTTAAAACTCCTTAGAAAGTGACCATATAACGTTAAAAGGTTATTTAGGTACGAAAATTACATTAATGTCAAGGAATTTTAGGCAATTGTATATTTATAAATACACGTTTTGTATGAAAACTCTAGCCAAAATGGAAAGCATTGTTAGGTGAATGAATTTCAACATGTGAAGATTGTACTGTATTTTGTATCTTTCACTCCATAATTTAATGCatgcaatcatcatcatcaaactcaATATCTTATCTTTAATCACGCACGTATAAAAAAGAATCACATCATTTTATATTTCTTACAATAAAATACAAGCAAAAGCAATGAAATTCATTGATTTTCTCTTTGCACTTAAACCTCTTTTTCCAATACTAATAGCTACTACTGTTTTAGTTACTTATATCATCAAAATTCATGGAAGTAGATTTTTGGACAAGAAAATAAGATATCACCCAGTTGCTGGCACAGTGATACACCTACTCTTCAACTTCCATAGGCTGCTTGAGTACATGACTGACCTTACAATTAAGAGAAAAACTTACAGCTTGCTTAGCTTCACTAGAAGTGCAGTCTACACTTCAGATCCTGCTAATGTTGAGCATATGCTGGTTACAAACTTTTCAAACTACGGCAAGGTCAGTGTCGTATCTGGTGTCTGTCTAGCACTATACTTGGCGCATGTGAAATATCTAACACTGACACATATTATTAtactttttcaaattattatcaatATCAAAGTGTCAACTTCGTGTCGTGTCTGTGTTTATGTCAAAACATTTTAATTATTGCAGGGTCGGTATCACCATGATGTCCTGACAGATCTACTGGGAGATGGTATATTCACGGTGGATGGAGCGAAGTGGCGACATCAAAGGAAATCAGCAAGCTATCATTTCTCGACTAAGTTATTGAGAGAATTCAGCGGCTCAGTATTCAAATCCAATGCTGTCAAACTTGCAGGAATGGTGTCGGAAGCTGCAATCTCAAACAATATCATTGAGTTACAGGACTTCTTCATGAAATCAGCTTTAGATTCTGTATTCAAAGTCATCCTTGGTGTTGAACTCGACACAATGTGTGGAACACATAGAGAAGGCACACAATTTTCCAATGCTTTTGATGAAGCAAGTGCTGCTATCATGTTTCGGTATGCTAACTTTCTCTGGAAGGTTCAGCGGTTCTTGAACATCGGTTCGGAAGCAGTACTTAAGAAAAGCCTAAAAGTGATCGATGAATACGTGTATAAATTAATCAGAAGCAAGATTGAGCAATCTCAAAATCCACAAGATAACTCTCTTGGATTGAAAGGAGACATTTTGTCAAGGTTTCTCGAATTAAATGAGACAGATCCAAAG
This genomic interval carries:
- the LOC131624764 gene encoding cytochrome P450 704C1-like isoform X1, which encodes MYLRIILDTIKWHDLGSSMNILTKLTPQQISVTYIIKIHGSRFLDKKIRYHPVAGTVIHLLFNFHRLLEYMTDLTIKRKTYSLLSFTRSAVYTSDPANVEHMLVTNFSNYGKGRYHHDVLTDLLGDGIFTVDGAKWRHQRKSASYHFSTKLLREFSGSVFKSNAVKLAGMVSEAAISNNIIELQDFFMKSALDSVFKVILGVELDTMCGTHREGTQFSNAFDEASAAIMFRYANFLWKVQRFLNIGSEAVLKKSLKVIDEYVYKLIRSKIEQSQNPQDNSLGLKGDILSRFLELNETDPKFLKDIILSFIIAGKDTTAITLSWFLYQLCKNPHVQEKIAQEIREATKVENGSTIDNLAAQVTDESMEKMKYLHAALTETLRLHPPVPLESKYCFLDDKWPDGYNVRKGDLVSFQPYVMGRMKFLWGEDAEIFRPERRFDENGNLKRESSFKFTAFQAGPRICLGKEFAYRQMKIFSAILLGSHSFKLVDQNKLVKYRTMLTLQIDGGLHVYAFKRN
- the LOC131624764 gene encoding cytochrome P450 704C1-like isoform X2, with the protein product MTDLTIKRKTYSLLSFTRSAVYTSDPANVEHMLVTNFSNYGKGRYHHDVLTDLLGDGIFTVDGAKWRHQRKSASYHFSTKLLREFSGSVFKSNAVKLAGMVSEAAISNNIIELQDFFMKSALDSVFKVILGVELDTMCGTHREGTQFSNAFDEASAAIMFRYANFLWKVQRFLNIGSEAVLKKSLKVIDEYVYKLIRSKIEQSQNPQDNSLGLKGDILSRFLELNETDPKFLKDIILSFIIAGKDTTAITLSWFLYQLCKNPHVQEKIAQEIREATKVENGSTIDNLAAQVTDESMEKMKYLHAALTETLRLHPPVPLESKYCFLDDKWPDGYNVRKGDLVSFQPYVMGRMKFLWGEDAEIFRPERRFDENGNLKRESSFKFTAFQAGPRICLGKEFAYRQMKIFSAILLGSHSFKLVDQNKLVKYRTMLTLQIDGGLHVYAFKRN